The Mustela erminea isolate mMusErm1 chromosome 18, mMusErm1.Pri, whole genome shotgun sequence genome has a window encoding:
- the SOCS3 gene encoding suppressor of cytokine signaling 3, with protein sequence MVTHSKFPAAGMSRPLDTSLRLKTFSSKSEYQLVVNAVRKLQESGFYWSAVTGGEANLLLSAEPAGTFLIRDSSDQRHFFTLSVKTQSGTKNLRIQCEGGSFSLQSDPRSTQPVPRFDCVLKLVHHYMPPPGAPSFPSPPTEPSSEVPEQPPSQPLPGNPPRRAYYIYSGGEKIPLVLSRPLSSNVATLQHLCRKTVNGHLDSYEKVTQLPGPIREFLDQYDAPL encoded by the coding sequence ATGGTCACCCACAGCAAGTTTCCCGCCGCCGGGATGAGCCGCCCCCTGGACACCAGCCTGCGCCTCAAGACCTTCAGCTCCAAGAGCGAGTACCAGCTGGTGGTGAACGCAGTCCGCAAGCTGCAGGAGAGCGGCTTCTACTGGAGCGCCGTGACGGGCGGCGAGGCGAACCTGCTGCTCAGCGCCGAGCCCGCCGGCACCTTCCTCATCCGCGACAGCTCGGACCAGCGCCACTTCTTCACGCTCAGCGTCAAGACCCAGTCGGGGACCAAGAACCTGCGCATCCAGTGCGAGGGGGGCAGCTTCTCGCTGCAGAGCGACCCCCGGAGCACGCAGCCGGTGCCCCGCTTCGACTGCGTGCTCAAGCTGGTGCATCACTACATGCCGCCCCCCGgcgccccctccttcccctcgCCACCCACCGAGCCCTCCTCCGAGGTGCCAGAGCAGCCGCCATCCCAGCCGCTCCCTGGGAATCCCCCCAGGAGAGCCTATTACATCTACTCGGGGGGCGAGAAGATCCCCCTGGTGTTGAGCCGGCCCCTCTCCTCCAACGTGGCCACTCTCCAGCATCTCTGTCGGAAGACCGTCAATGGCCACCTGGACTCCTATGAGAAAGTCACCCAGCTGCCTGGGCCCATTCGGGAATTCCTGGACCAGTACGATGCCCCGCTTTAA